The DNA region GGTGCGGGAAAGCACCAACTACCCCGGGGACTACACGCTGTGCGTGAGCTGCGACGGCAAGGTGGAGCATTACCGCATCATATACCACGCCAGCAAGCTCAGCATCGACGAGGAGGTGTACTTCGAGAACCTCATGCAGCTGGTGGAGGTGAGCGGAGCGTGCCGGCCCTGATTCCGGCTACAGTCCCACCgctctagctgggtgaccttgggcatgtcctGCAGCCTCTGCAAGCCCACATTTCCTCACACCTCGATAGAGCCCATGCTGTGTGCCAGGGTTGATCTCTGACCCCACAATGCCTGCACAGGGAGGTGGTACCCCAGTTCATAGGCCaggaaacagaggttcagagcAGTTAAGGGACCTGCCTCTGGTCACACAGCTGTGAATTGGAGGTGCCAGGACTAGAATCTGAGTATTCTGATCCCAGAACTAGCTTCCTTCCAGCCGCTCATAGAACTGTATGTCCAGCTGTGTGTATGTAAACATGTCCTCATGAGCTTTACCTTGATGGCCCACATGTCCCTGCAGCTCCCAAGGCCATCTCTGCCCCAGGCAGCCTCCAGATGCCTCCTGTACTCACTCTCAGCACATTCCCCCTGTTGGCCTGGCTTGGCCTATGGCAGGGGAGGGTCCTGTGCACACCTGGCTAGAGGCTGGTATTAGACTGAGCCAGGACTTGTCCTCTGCTTTGGGATGCTGGTGAGGCCCAGAGTGATCACAACATCCCGGTATCCGTCCAGCACCTGGGTGTGGGGTGGCATGGGAGATGGGCCATGTGTCTGGGGCCTCCCTAACCCCTGCTAGAAATGGAGAGCCCTCCTGACCCAAACCAACTCTGGGCTGGGTGGGACAAGCCTCTGCTGCCGTCTGGTGGTCAGACCGGGGCAGTGCATGGGAGCCGCTGGGTGGTGCACAGGGGGCTGGCCCTGATCGCCTGCCCTGCCCACTACAGCACTACACCTCAGACGCAGATGGACTCTGTACTCGCCTCATCAAGCCAAAGGTCATGGAGGGCACCGTGGCGGCCCAGGATGAGTTCTTCCGCAGTGAGTGCCACCCCCCACGCCCACTCCTCACTTGCCCACTCGCCTCCTCCCACCCGGGCTTCCTGGCACCACCCCATCCTGGAGGCTCTGGAGACGCCCAGGGAACCCCACATAAGTCACAGTCCAGTCTGCCTCTGCTGTGACCCCTGCTCTGACTTCAGCACCCCTCACTCACCACCCACTCCCCCCGCAGGCGGCTGGGCGCTGAACATGAAGGACCTGAAGCTGCTGCAGACCATTGGGAAGGGGGAGTTTGGAGGTGAGCCAGAGAGGGTGGGAGCCCTAGGAGAGGCTGGTGACTGGGGGGAGTCCAGGAAACGACCCCCAACTCTCTTGCCCCAGACGTGATGCTGGGCGACTACCGAGGGAACAAAGTCGCCGTCAAGTGCATTAAGAACGACGCCACTGCCCAGGCCTTCCTGGCTGAAGCCTCGGTCATGACGTGagttggggcagggggtggggaggtcacCCGGGGCCAAGAGGTGATGGGGAGGCTTGGCAGGCTCTGACCACCCCGTCCTGCCCCAGGCAACTTCGGCATAGCAACCTGGTACAGCTTCTGGGCGTGATCGTAGAGGAGAAAGGTGGGCTCTACATCGTCACCGAGTACATGGCCAAGGTGTGTGCCTGCCCCGCGATCCAACTGCCATCCTGGAGCTGAACACTGGGGCTCGAGCCTTCCAGCCTCCCCAAGCCCCCCACCATACCCTTGGGCCCCTGCTCCCTCAGTCCCTTCTCTCCAACTGGTCTTTGAAGTCACCAGGGCTTGGCTTTTGTCTTGGCTCACCATTTATTCACTACGACCTTGGAAAAGTTGTGTCACCCCTCCAAACCTCAGGTCCTCATCTGTGAATGGAGATAGTAACAAAGTTTACCTCAGAGATTTATGAAGATTAAGAGATAATGCATGAAAATTGCTGAGCACAGCGTCTGGCGTCTAGACTCTGATATTTCTTCAGTAGCGATGTCCTgacctctcccctgcccctcccctctcctcacacctcCCTTGAGTGTCGCCATTTACCCAGCCCCAGACCCACTGTTCCCAGGGTCTAGAGGGCAAGTCTGACCTATAGGGCCTGTTGGTCTGTCTGTCCTGCCCCCAGGGGAGTCTGGTGGACTACCTGCGGTCTCGGGGCCGGTCGGTGCTGGGCGGAGACTGTCTCCTCAAGTTCTCACTGTGAGTGAAGCAGTGCctgatttgggggtggggggggcggctaTGGGATCCCTGTCTGAGGGGACATGTGTCTGCCTCGCCCCCAGAGATGTCTGCGAGGCCATGGAATACCTGGAGGGCAACAACTTCGTGCACCGGGACCTGGCTGCCCGCAACGTGCTGGTGTCCGAGGACAACGTGGCCAAGGTCAGCGACTTCGGCCTCACCAAGGAGGCTTCCAGCACCCAGGACACGGGCAAGCTGCCAGTCAAGTGGACAGCCCCCGAGGCCCTGAGAGAGAAGGTGGGCGCGCCTCTCCTCAGGGCCTGAGCAGTGGTGGATGGGGTTCCCGGGTCACCCGCACCCCCCAGTTCCCAGGACCTGACACTGCCTCTCCCATCCACGTGGCAGAAATTCTCCACCAAGTCTGACGTGTGGAGTTTCGGGATCCTCCTCTGGGAAATCTACTCTTTCGGGCGAGTGCCTTATCCGAGAATTGTGAGTGTGGGCGCTGGGGCTGGGTGGGGCTTGGAGCAAGGGAGGGGGTGACGGGGAGGGGGACCGGCTGGGCCCCGCCTCCCCGGCCTGAGGCCTAGAAGCTGCAGACCTGCCTTCGGGACCTTCCAGGCTGCTCCCCGGGCCGGGGCTGAGGCGGAACTAGGGGGTCCTTGG from Eschrichtius robustus isolate mEscRob2 chromosome 1, mEscRob2.pri, whole genome shotgun sequence includes:
- the CSK gene encoding tyrosine-protein kinase CSK; amino-acid sequence: MSAIQAAWPSGTECIAKYNFHGTAEQDLPFCKGDVLTIVAVTKDPNWYKAKNKVGREGIIPANYVQKREGVKAGTKLSLMPWFHGKITREQAERLLCPPETGLFLVRESTNYPGDYTLCVSCDGKVEHYRIIYHASKLSIDEEVYFENLMQLVEHYTSDADGLCTRLIKPKVMEGTVAAQDEFFRSGWALNMKDLKLLQTIGKGEFGDVMLGDYRGNKVAVKCIKNDATAQAFLAEASVMTQLRHSNLVQLLGVIVEEKGGLYIVTEYMAKGSLVDYLRSRGRSVLGGDCLLKFSLDVCEAMEYLEGNNFVHRDLAARNVLVSEDNVAKVSDFGLTKEASSTQDTGKLPVKWTAPEALREKKFSTKSDVWSFGILLWEIYSFGRVPYPRIPLKDVVPRVEKGYKMDAPDGCPPAVYEVMKNCWHLDAALRPSFLQLREQLEHIKTHELHL